TCTGGGCGAATTCCCAGATCCGTTCGGTGAAGCTCTCACCGAGTGCGTGAGTAACACCGCCGCCAATGACAATAATTTCGGGGCTCAGAAAATTGATGACACTGGCAATACTGCAGCCGATTGCACGCGAAGCATCTTCGACAATCTGTACGGCAATTGGATCATCGGCTTCGTAAAATTCCGAAAGACTCGAACTTTTCAGAGTCGGTAAAACGATGTCTTTCCAGGGTTTGCGAACTTTCTTAGGAGCGTCGTCCAGGAGTTCTTTGGCGCGTTTCATCATGTTTTTGCGCCCAGCGATATCTTCGAGTTCCGATCCGCGTCGCCAGTGAATGACGATATGCCCGATTTCGCCGGCATGGCCGTTGAAGCCGTGGTAGAGTTCGCCGTTGAGAATGAGTCCGCCGCCCACGCCGGTGCCTGCGAAGATTCCAAAAACGTTTTTAGCCCCCTTGGCGGCTCCCAGGGTCCATTCGCCGTAGGTTCCCATACGAACGTCGTTATCGACGATGACCGGCCATTTCCAAGCTTTGGGCATCAACGGCTTCAGGTCGTAGTCCCGCCAGTTGAGATTGGGAGCGTAGCGTACGAAACTGCTGTTGGGTTGAATCTGACCCGGCACGGCGAAGCCCATGCCACGAATTTCCGCAGTATCGACCTTATTTTCTGTGATTAATTCCTGCACGCTTTCGGTAATACGCTGCAGAACCGCTTCCCCTCCCTGGTCGGCGTCGGTATGTTTTTTGATTTTGGAAATCAATTTCAGTTTGGAATCAAACAGCCCGGAGAGAATTTTGGTTCCACCCAGATCGATTCCAATCCAATAGGAATTTGCCATCAACGTACCTGCGGAGGGTAAGAATTTGAACGTACCTGAAAAGTCTTTTTAGCGATTTTGCAAAGATTTGAAGAGATGGCCCAGGAGGGACTCGAACCCACACACCTTTTGGGTACTCGATTTTGAATCGAGCGCGTCTGCCATTCCGCCACTAGGCCATGTTCTGAAAAGATACCTGTCTTTGGGCGAAAGGACAAGAGACGAAATGAACGGGTTCGCAGTTTTCTCCGTAATGACTGGATAACACTTTAATTTCCTTCCGTCCCTTGTTTCAGACCATGGGGCAGATAGAAAAGTTAAACCGAGAAAGACTAGTGAAATTTAGAATATTTGGAGGATTCAGCGTGTTGAAACTGCGATTGGCCTCTTTGCTTGGGCTGATGCTTCTGTTCGGGGTTACCTTCTCGCAAGCTCAAGAAGCCAAAAAAGACGCTGCGAAGAAGGACCCACCCAAAGTCGAGCCTAAAGCCGAACCCAAAGCGGAAGCCAAGGCGCCCACCCCTTCGGCCGATGGGAAAGTGGACTTCACCTGGAAACTGGAAAAAGACAAGGTTTTCTACCAATCCACCACCACTTCCACGACCCAGAGCATCAAAGTGATGGGCATGGATGTGAACCAGACTCAGGAACAGGTTTTCTACTTCAAATGGCAGCCATTGAAGGAAGAAGGCAAAAAGTGGACGATCAAGCAGACTATCGAAGGTCTGAAGATGAAGATCGATCTGGCGGGTAATCCGATCGCCTTCGACTCCGAAACTTCTGCTCCCGCCGGCTCCCAGACCCAGCTCTCCGACTTCTTCAAATCCTTGAAAAACAGCGAGTTTGTGCTGACGCTCAACGAAAAGATGAAAGTGGAAAAGGTAGAAGGTCGCGAAGAGTTTCTGAAGAAGCTGGGCCAGGCTAATGCTCAGATGGAAGCTCTTTTGAAAACCATTCTGACTGAAGATGCCATGAAGCAGGTGACCGATCCTACCTTTGGCTTCATTCCGCCGGAACCCAAGAAGATTGGCGAAAGCTGGAAGGTCACTACGACCCTCAATCTGGGACCGATTGGGACTTACGACAACACCTCTACCTACACCTACAAGGCCAAGGAATCCGACGAAAGACATATCATTGAAGTGGTTTCCGAAGTGACCTACAAGGCTCCGACCGATAATAGCGCCGGCCTGCCTTTCAAGATCAAATCGGCCGACCTGAAGACCAAAGATAAGACTCCTGGTCAGATCGTTTACAACGCCAAAGCCGGCCGTGTGGACGAAGCTCGCATGGTTCTGAAAATTACGGGCAGCATGAAGATTGAAATCGGCGGTAACGAGACCCCGGTGGAACTCAATCAGGATCAGACCACTGTCGTTAAGATTTCCGACAAGAGCTTTGTGACTGAAAAGAAGTAATTGCGGACTTTCGTAAGCTAAACTAATTGAAACTTAGGGGTGCCGATGGCACCCCTTTTTCGTTGCGGGAGGTCGGATTTCCATGCGATATGCAATAATCGGCTCGGCCGGGCAACTTGGGACAGCGCTTCAAAAATTACTCGGGAATCAGGCCATTCCCTTGACGCGGGCCGATTTTGACGCTATCGACGCGGCTTCCCTGCGACGCAAATTGACCGAACTTCAGCCTACTCATCTGATCAATTGCTCTGCCTACAATTTCGTGGATAAAGCGGAACAGGAACCTGAAGTAGCCTTCCGGTCCAACGCCTGGGCCGTACGCGATATGGCCACGATTTGCTCGGAATTGAGCGCAAAATTCGTCCATGTCAGTACCGATTACGTGTTCGGTTTAGACACTACCCGAACGATTCCTTTTCGAGAGACAGACGCTCCTGGGCCTGTGAGCGTTTATGGGGTTAGCAAATTGACCGGGGAGTATTTCGCGCAGACTTACTCCGCGAATCACCTGGTTATTCGCACCTGTGGACTCTATGGCGTTCGCCAGGTGCAAAGTGGCAAGGGCACGAACTTCGTGGATACCATGCGGAATCTGGCCCGGGCCGGTAAGGCCTTAAAAGTGATTAACGATCAGCACTGCACTCCGAGTTTCGTGGAGCATGTCGCCCAGGCCTTGGTGGAGATGCTCCACAACGACTTAAAGGGGCTTTATCACGTCACTAACAGTGGCCAGACAAACTGGTATGAATTTGCGAAGACGATTTTCGAACTCAGCGGTATCCAGGCCAATCTCAGCCCCACAACCGCGGCTGAATATGCCAATCAATTTCCTATCGAAAAACGGCCCGCCCGAAGGCCGGGATATTCCGTGCTCTCCTGCGATAAGCTTCTCGCTGGAAATGTTAAGCAACTTCCGGACTGGCGGGCAGGTCTGGCCGATTATCTGAAATCCGTCTAATGATAATTGTGATAAAATAGCTTGCAAGTAGTGCTATATTATTTTATAATACATATTGAGAATCAATCTCAATAAGATAGAATCATGAAACCACTATCGAAAATCGAAATTGGTAAGTGTTGTCGAGTCGTGGGCATCGAGGGCCAACCCGATCTTTGCCAGCGATTGATGGAAATGGGGATCTGCGAAGGGGATAAAGTCTCCGTGGTGCGTAAAGCCCCCTTGGGTGATCCCACCGAATATCATTTTGGCTGCAACCGCATTAGCCTCCGGCAAGTGGAAGCCTCAGCCATTCTGGTGGAGCCGACCTGAAGTTCATGACCGGGACAAAAAAAATACGTGTGGCGCTTCTCGGGAATCCAAACACCGGTAAGACGACACTGTTTAATGCCCTAACCGGTTTAAAGCAGCATGTAGGGAACTATCCCGGCATCACGATCGAAATCAAAACCGGCATTTCCCGTTTTGAAGATGTTGAATTCGAAGTAATCGATTTACCTGGCACTTATAGCCTCGCGGCTCGCTCTCCGGATGAGTTGATTGCCCTGGAATTACTTCTGGGTTTAAGGCCGGGCGAAGCGCCTCCCGACGCGATAATTTCCATAGTCGATGCGACGAACTTGGAACGGCATCTCTATCTGGCCGGGCAACTTTTCGACTTGCAGATTCCGATGGTTATGGCCGTCAATTTTATTGATGAAGCCAAGGCTAAAGGAATTGAAATCGAGTTCGAGCATCTCAGCGAACGGCTCGGTATCGCCGTTATCCCGATCCAGGCAAACAAAGGCATCAATCTCGATCGGTTGAAGTCCGCGCTCTATTCGGCCGTCCTCGATAAACGCATTCCCGACAAACTGCCTGCTCCCGAAGAGTTCGAACAGGCCAAGAAAAAATTGCACGTTCTACTCCCGACTGCGCCCCCCGTGCTGGTGCGACGACTTTTGATCGACGTTGGCGGGTATCTGGAAAAAACCTATCTGCCGCGAACCAATCTGGAATTTCGCGAGGAACTCGCAGCAAGTCGGGACAGACTGGCCACTTTCGGGCATGCACTTCCCACGGCGGATGTACGCCGGCGATTCGATCAGATTCGGCACATTCTCAAGGGAATTATTACCCGACCGGATGTCCACGTCCGACAGTTCCGGGATCGTCTCGATGCCATCTTTACCCATAAAGTGTGGGGGACGCTGGTCTTCTTCCTGGCAATGTTCTGCCTGTTCCAATCGATTTTCAGTTGGGCCGAACCGGCGAAATCGGTTATTGAGTTCGGTCAGGATTGGCTGACGAGACAAGTGGAATCGGCCATGTCCGCCGGCCCGCTTCGCTCTTTACTTTCCGAAGGAATCATTAAAGGGGTGGGCAGCGTTCTGGTTTTCCTTCCCCAGATTCTGGTACTGTTTGTTTTCATTAGCGTTATGGAAGACTGCGGCTATCTGGCACGAGCAGCCTTCCTGATGGACAAATTGATGTCCGGCTGCGGGTTACACGGTCGGTCTTTCATTCCGCTGCTGTCTTCGCTCGCTTGCGCAGTTCCGGGCATTATGTCGACCCGGGTGATCGAAAACCATCGGGATCGCCTGACGACGATTCTGGTCGCCCCGTTGATGAGTTGTTCGGCCCGCCTGCCGCTGTACGTTTTGATTATCGGCACTTTCCTTTCAGATCCCTGGTGGCTGCCCGGCCTGACGTTATTTGGAGTTTATCTGCTCGGCTTCATAGCCGCACCGCTGTTCGCACTGCTATTTAAACGGACGATTCTCCGCGGTCCGAGGCCGTTATTTGTGATGGAAATGCCACCGTTACGGCGACCGACTCTTCGAAATGTCTTCCGGCGGGTCTACGATGCGGGGAGGGCTTTTGTAATGCGAGCCGGTACAGTGATTCTCGCCGCCATGATTCTGGTTTGGGCTTCGCTTTACTTCCCGAATAAAGATTTAAATGGGGTTCCCTACGAAGATCACCTCGAATTGATTTCCGAGAAGATCGATCATGCGAAAGAGCAGGGGGCCGAAGGAGAGGCGACCGTCGAAAAGCTGGAGGAAGAGAAAAATCAACTCTTCTACAATTGGCGAAAAGAAAGTTACCTGGGCCGAGTCGGACAGTGGATGGAACCGGTATTTCGACCTCTGGGTTGGGATTGGAAGATCGGCGTTGCAGCTTTGGCCAGTTTCCCTGCTCGGGAAGTGGTGGTAGGAACTCTCGGGATCCTTTATAAGCAGGGCGAAGTTGAAACGAAGGATCAGCAGATTTCTGAAGTGGGGGAGACGCCGCTGGCCAAAGCGATTCGAAGCGACTGGAGCGAGGAGCCAAGCCGCAACAAGTACCGCATTGCTACTGCCGTCTCATTGATCGTTTTCTTCGCGTTCTGCTGCCAATGCGTTTCCACGCTGGCGGTCATCCGCCGCGAGACGCAATCCTTACTGTGGCCGACCTTTACATTCGTTTATATGACTGCTTTGGCTTACCTGGCGTCGATGGCTACCTTCCAGATCGGTCGGCTTATTATCGACAGGAGTGTATGACCATGCTCGACTGGCAAACCGCGATAACTGGTACTCTGATACTCGGGGCCGCCCTGTTTGTAATCCGGCAGTTCTATCTGTCGCTATTTGGCGGTCGAAGTGCTTGTGCCAGTTGCGGCAATTGTTCGAACAAATTTCCGGAACCGGTTCAGGATTCCCGGCGGATTTCCCTGCTCTAATTCGTCTGTTCCGAGACGCTCTTCCACCATTGCTTCACGGTGTATTCGGCCGACTTGCGTAATGGCTCGAAGGATTCCTTGGTCGATTCTCCCATGCTGGTGAAAGCTACCGAAATCGGTTGCCAGGATGGAATCGCATCCGAAGCCCGAAAAGACTTGATTTTCAACAGTTTGGAAGGGATCTCCAAGGGGGTTTCCGCGGCACGCAAAGTCGCGGTAGCAACATCGTTGCCGATTGTCTCCCATTGCTTCAGGGCGGATTTCAGATCTTCGGCCTTGGTGTTTGGAGGCTTAATCGAGACGTCATTGTTCCTGGCCGGTCGTTCCCGCAGATAGACGGCGATAGCGAGAGCCGCGGCCACGGCGAAAGCACCGAATGTCATCCTCTGAACCCGAATCCAGCGATCCCTTTGCAATCGAGTCATTACGAAAGCGGAAGTCACACGCTTTGGTGGGCGCGGGGTCGATTGGTATTCTGGCAGTCGCGACAAAATCGCGAAGCCCTTCTGAATCGATTGACAGCGATCGCAGGACTCCAGGTGGTCTTTCGAAAGGGCCGAAAGCTCCCGGGCATCGCCATCCAGAATGAGATTCCATTCCTGGTCGAAGGCGGAGCAAGCCGTTGGGTTTTTGTTAAATTCGGACATCATTTTGAGATATTTCCAGCATTCCGCGGGATCGCAGAGTTTCCAACACTTCTAATCGGGCACGGTGCAACCAGGTCTTAATCGTTCCAACAGGCTTGCCAATGGCCTCTGAAATGGAGAGGTAATCGAGAGCTTCCTCGTGGTAAAGAATGAAAACCTGACGGTAATCTTCTCGGAGAAGTTTCACAGCCCGGGAGATTTCTCTCGCCATTTCATTCGATTCTTCGCCAGTTTTCCGGTCTGCCAATTCACTATCGCTTTCCAACTGAACGGTCGATTTTCGCCGGCTCGAAAGCCAGGTGCGACAGCGGTTGGCTGTAACCTGAAGAATCCAGGGTTTCAGCGGGCGGCTGGAATCCCATCGGTGCAAATAGCGGAAAATCCTCAGGAACGATTCCTGATAGATATCTTCGGCATCCGAACGATTGCCCAGCATCCTAAAACAGAGGCGGAAAACATCATCGTGAAATCGTTGGATGAAATCGGTGAACGCCTGAGACTCTTTACGCAGGCAGGCCGCGACCAGTGTCTCTTCGCTTTGCACGGTTCTTCCTAGATAGGATTACCTGAGGGGAGGGGAGCTAAGTTTCAAAAAAATTACTTTCGCTGGGCATCGCGCAAAAGATCCATCACTTCCTGGGGTTCAGCTTCCCGAAGTGTCTTACCGCGCTTTTCGAGGGCTTCCTCGAACCGAATGGCCGTTTCCTGCATGCGTTCGTGGGTTTCCGCCGAACCGCCGATCAGAAGAAACTGTTCCGATTGAGTGATGCGCTTTTGATTGTCCGTACCATCCAGACCGACACCCAAAAGCCCCACAACTTCGACCTTACTCTTTTCTAACCGATTATGCATGGTAAACCTTTCCCAGGAGGTATCTCAAAATTATACTTCACTCTCGGAACTTCGGTAGGCAAATAATAGTCGGGAACTCTAGGCAAATCCCGGAAATAGCGTGTTGCAGATAAGGCCTTCAAGCGTTACGATAGCTCCATCTATTTATTCTCTATTAATTCACCGGTATTTGAGTCGATCATGGCCTATTTGATACTGCTCAAGTCCCCCGATGGGACAAATCAGGGTGAGCGGGTTAACCTGGCCCAGGATTTGGTGGTCTTAGGCCGCAGCCCGGAAGAGTGCGATATCGTCCTTCCGTTGAACGCCGTCAGCCGAAAGCACGCTCAGATTTCCTACGAAAGCGGCACTCATCACATCGAGGACCTCAACAGCCGCAATAAAACTTTCGTTAACAACAAGCAGATTGCAGGCCGCACGCCATTAAAAGACGGGGATGGCGTAAAAATCTGTGATTTTCTCTACTGCTATCGCGATGAGAGCAAGCAGGTCGTTAAGTCGAATTTACTCGAACTACCCAAGGATCTCCGCAAATTCGATGAATCGACCGATCTGAATGCCAACGAAGATTTCTCCAGTACAACGGTCGAAGCGACTCTCAATCGAGGGCTGGCCTCGAACTTTTTGGAGACCCAGCCTTCCGAGAAACTGAGAGCCATTCTTCACATTAGTGCCGCCCTCAGCAAGACGCTGGACATCAAGCTCCTTCTGCCGCAGATCGCCGATGAACTTTTCGCGATTTTTCGACAGGCCGACCGCTGTTTCATCATTCAGCTGGATGAGACCAATAATCAGCTCATTCCCGTCGTAATGAAAACGCGTCGGCCGATGCCGGGTGGTGATCGGTTCAGCCGGACGATCGTTCGAAAATGCCTGGAATCCTTACAGTCTTATCTGAGCGAAGACGCTTCTTCGGATGCCAATGTGGGTTTAGCTCAGTCGATTGCGGAATTTCGCATTCGCTCGGTCATGTGCGTTCCACTGGCTACCCAGGATGGCCAACCCCTGGGTGTTATTCAACTCGATAGCCAGGATCGAACTAAGAAGTTTAATCAAGAGGATCTGAAACTTCTGGTCTGCGTGGCCAACCAGGCCTCGGTCTCTCTGGAGAACGCCCGGCTGCACGAATCGCTGGTCAAACAGCAGAAACTGGAAGAAGAAAATAAAGCGGCCACCAAAGTTCAGCGCGGCTTCCTGCCGCAAAAATTCCCCAAACTGCTGGGCTACACTTTCTACGCTCATTATCTCGCAGCCCGTACCGTGGGCGGGGACTATTACGATTTCATTGAATTGAATGATGGTCGCGTCGCCGTCTTACTCGGGGACGTTTCGGGTAAAGGGGTGCCGGCGGCCTTGCTCATGGCTCGATTGAGCGGCGAGGCGCGGGTTTGCATCCTGACCCAGAAGACGGTCGGTCAGGCCATCACCAAGTTGAACGAACAGTTGATGCAGGCCAATCTCGAGGATCGTTATGTAACGCTGGCCGCCGTGGTGATCGATGCGGAGAAAAATGAAATTACCATGGTCAACGCCGGGCATCTGTCCCCCTGGATATACCGGCACGCCGAGCAGAAGCTCGAAAAGTGCTTCGATAAGGACACAGGCGATTTTCCCATCGGTTGGGTGCCCGGATTCGAGTATTCCGAACACAAATTCGTTCTGGGGGAGGGGGACAGTTTCATCATGTTTACCGATGGAATTGAGGATGCCCAACCCGCAAATGGCGTGCGTTTTGGCACGGAACGTGTACAATCTACTATCGAGCAGACGACCGTTACAGCCGGTCCGCTTACCGCCAAGGATATCGGAACGTTACTGATTAAGGCGGTACAAACGCATGCTGCGGGTCATCCGCAATTTGACGATATCGCACTGGTATGTTTTGGTCGAGTTGACAAGGATTACGTGACTACGGCCTCATCTACGAAATATTAAAGCTATGATGAGTAATAGGCCGGCTTCGAAAATCACATCATACCGGCGAGCTTGTTGATACCGTTCAGTTGAGGAAAGTGGAAAGCAAACTTATGAGTGGCACCACCGTTCTGCCAGAATTGGAAGTGGAAGAGGAAGTACGGGTACGCAGGCAGCCCCCTTACCACGTAATTCTTCTGAATGATGACGACCATTCCTATGCTTACGTGATCGAAATGTTGCGGGAGTTGTTCGGTTACACGATCGAAAAAGGGTTTTTACTGGCCGAAGAAGTGGATAAAAAAGGTCGCGTTATTGTTTGCACGACCTCTCTGGAACGGGCGGAACTCAAGCAGGAACAGATTCATGCCTATGGTCCGGATCCGCTCATCGAACGCTGCAAAGGTTCGATGACCGCAATCATCGAACCGAGTGAGTGAAACCGGTCTCAGCTGGGGCCGGCCACTTTAACCGATTTGATCACAATGGGGGTCAAGGGCACGTCGCCATTACCGCCTTTGTTGCCCACTTCGACTGCCTTAATCTTGTCCACGACGTCCATCCCCTTAATCACACGACCGAAGACCGCATAACCCACGCCATCCCGGGCGTTGGCTTTGTTCAGAAAATCGTTATCTTTCACGTTAATGAAGAATTGCGAAGTCGCGCTGTCGGGAACGCCGGTGCGGGCCATCGCCAAGGTGCCGCGATCGTTTTTCAAGCCATTTGAAGACTCGTTCTTGATGGGCGCTTTGGTCTTCTTTTCCTTCATATCCTTATCCATGCCACCGCCCTGGATCATAAAACCGTTGATGACGCGATGGAAAATCAAGCCGTCATAGTGCTTGTCATTCACGTAGCTCAGAAAATTCTTGACGGTGATCGGGGCTTTGTCTTCGAAAAGTTCGATCTCAATTTTCCCCAACGTGGTTTCCATCTCAACGACTGGATTCGAAGCGTTGGCTGAGGAAATTCCTGTCATAAGAGCCCCTAAAGCGAATAAAATGTGAAACAGTTTCATACCCATAACTCCTTTAAGATCGGGTGTTGTCCAATTGCCATTTTAGATTCACCCAGCTTCAAGGAAATGGTTTTTATATTCAAACGCGGCAAAACCAGAAAAGAATTTGACGCGATTTCGAGAGCTGAAAATATGAAATTCCTCGTCATTTTTTTCTGCGGAGTCTTTTACGGCATGACTACTCCGGCTTTCGGCCAACCGACTTTCGCCCCCGCACCGCCCGCGCAGAAAGTTGACGAGACTGTACTAAAGAAAATCGAAGCGAAGCGTGAAGAACTACGCAAAGAGATCGCCAGCGTGAAAAACGGCGAACGGCGTACCGGCTACGCGGATGTCGCCATCTACCTCAAAGCTCTAGACTGGATCACCCGGCATAACGAATGGTTGGTGAAGGATAGCGACAAACAGGCTCTCGCCGTCGCCGAGGAGGGGTTAAAACGTTTTAAACTCTGGAAGGAAACTCTGGTTTCGGGGAAGGAATTCTTACCAACGGCCGGCAAAATCGTGGCTCGCGGTTACATCTCCAAAATCGATGGCTCAATTCAGCCTTATCTGGTCAGCTATCCCTCGGAATACGGCAAAGACCCGCAGCATAAATGGCGATTGGATATCTCGCTGCACGGCCGCGATGCCACGCTCACCGAAGTCAAACACCTGCTGGCGAACGGGAAAAATACCCCGAAAGATCAGGCCTATGTTCAGATCTCGATTTATGGCCGGGGGAACAACGCCTATCGCTGGTCGGGCGAAACCGATGTATTCGAAGCCTTAGAGGATTTTTTGAAGAGTGAGTCGCATTACGGCCGGAAGGAATGTTTCGACCCGCAACGGATTGTCCTCAAAGGCTTCAGTATGGGAGGCGCTGGAACCTGGCATCTCGGTTTGCACTACCCCTCACTGTGGGCCGTCATGCAGCCAGGGGCCGGCTTCACCACCACGCACGGCTACGCGGATAAAAACCCAAATGATAAATACCAGTCCCCGATCGAGGAAACTCTAACGATCTATGATGCCGTGAACTATGCCGAGAACGCCCGGATGATCCCCGTGGTCGCCTACAGTGGCGAGATCGACGGTCAGAAGAAGGCGGCCGATAATATCGAAGCCATTCTCAAGAAACTCGATATTCCCATGACCCATATCATCGCGCCGAAACTGGCTCACGTTCCGCCCAAAGGAGAATTCCTGAGTCGGATCGAATCGGAATTTGAAAAGTACATCGGACCGGGGAAGGGGAAGGATCTCTACCCCGAGGAAGTCAACTATGTGACCTATACGCTGAAGTATCCCAAAGCTTCGAGTTGGATCTTCCTGACGGGCTTGGACGAGCACTATAAAAAGGCCCGCATTCATGCGAGCCGACGCGGTAATGTCTGCACGATAACGACCGAGAATATCTCGAGTTTCGAGATTCCGCTGTCGGATTGCCCCTTCAAAATCTCGGAAGTGAAGATCGACGGACGGGAAGTTCCCATCACTACTGGTAAGACTCTCTGGTTTGAGAAGCGAGGTAAAGACTGGGAACAAAAATCGCGGGAATTGGATCTTCCCTATCCCGGACGGAAGACCGCTCATCATCAGGGCCCAATCGACGATGCTTTTACCAGTCCCTTCCTCTGTATTCGACCCAGTCAGTCGGGTTATTCGGCAGAGACCGATACCGCCGTGAAGTCGATTCTGGCGCATTTTGGTAAGGATTGGGATAAGCAGCTGCGCGGCAAATTGCCGGAGAAACTGGGGAAAGATTTATCCCCTGCCGATCTCGAAAAGAACCTGATCCTTTTCGGCGACCCGCAGAGCAATCCTCTCATTCGTCAGATTCTTGAGAAACTTCCGGTGAAATGGGATGCCAAGAAAATTCAAATCGGCGGCCAGGAATTCAGCAGTGCCGATCATCTCCCCGTACTGGTCTATCCGAACCCACTCTCCCGGGGAAAGAGCTACGTGGTGATCAATAGCGGTCATACTTTTGGCGAAAAGGAATTCGAGGGCACCAATGCCTTGCTGTATCCTCGTATCGGGGACTACGGAGTTCTGAAGTGGAACAGCATGGATAAGAAGACAGAGACCGTCTTGAACGGCCTCTGGGATGAACGTTGGAGTTTGAAAAACTAGTGCTTACTTGATGTAGAGACCTCGCCCGCAGTTGGGGCAGACCGTAAACTTCCCCGCCGTAATATCGTGAATGAACTGCTGGGTGACAGAAGTGTGGCAGAACGAACAGGCACTGTTCTCCAGCGGGACCACGCATTCCGCGCTGAATGCTTTGACCAAGCGGTCGTAGAGCGGTCGAATGAGAGGATCGAGTTTTTTCTCTTCCACGGTCAATTCGCCAGTCGATTTTTTGAGATCGGCCTGCAAGCGGGCCAGTCGATCCTTACCTTCGGCCTGATAGGTGATGAAATCCGCCTGTGCCTTTTTCAGTGCGGCGTCCAATTCGGGGATTTTGGCCTGCCGTTCCTCGATCTCGCTGATCAAGAGGATCGATTCTTCCTCTGTGGTCGCGATGGTCTGCTTGGTATGCGCTATTTGATGGCTGAGGGCATCCATCTGTTTTTGTTCGCTGGCTTCGTTGAGCTGAGTTTCGTAGCGGGCCAGTTGCTGATAAGCCGTTTTGGTCGAAAGTTCTTTTTCTTTGAAGGTGACTTGAAGCTTTTTGAGCTCGTCGTGGGCAAGCTTCAAACCTGCTTCTTGCTTCTGAAGCTTGGTTTGATGGGCTTTTAGAACGCGGGGCCCGCGTTCTATCTCCGCCTGGAGGTCGCGAATAAAAATGCGGAGACGATGTATCTCCGCAAGTAGTGTTCCTAATTCTGTTGCCATATCTATTGATCTACAGGGGAGTTCAATTCCTGCAATCTTTACTTGTGGGAATTGTCCACGAAACCTTCCAGTTGGCGGCTTCGCACGGGGTGCTGAAGCTTCCGAACCGCTTTGGCTTCGATCTGCCGGACGCGTTCCCGGGTCACTTTGAAAATACGCCCAACCTCTTCCAGGGTATAGGTATAGCCATCCCCCAGCCCGTAG
The genomic region above belongs to Telmatocola sphagniphila and contains:
- a CDS encoding SpoIIE family protein phosphatase, whose translation is MAYLILLKSPDGTNQGERVNLAQDLVVLGRSPEECDIVLPLNAVSRKHAQISYESGTHHIEDLNSRNKTFVNNKQIAGRTPLKDGDGVKICDFLYCYRDESKQVVKSNLLELPKDLRKFDESTDLNANEDFSSTTVEATLNRGLASNFLETQPSEKLRAILHISAALSKTLDIKLLLPQIADELFAIFRQADRCFIIQLDETNNQLIPVVMKTRRPMPGGDRFSRTIVRKCLESLQSYLSEDASSDANVGLAQSIAEFRIRSVMCVPLATQDGQPLGVIQLDSQDRTKKFNQEDLKLLVCVANQASVSLENARLHESLVKQQKLEEENKAATKVQRGFLPQKFPKLLGYTFYAHYLAARTVGGDYYDFIELNDGRVAVLLGDVSGKGVPAALLMARLSGEARVCILTQKTVGQAITKLNEQLMQANLEDRYVTLAAVVIDAEKNEITMVNAGHLSPWIYRHAEQKLEKCFDKDTGDFPIGWVPGFEYSEHKFVLGEGDSFIMFTDGIEDAQPANGVRFGTERVQSTIEQTTVTAGPLTAKDIGTLLIKAVQTHAAGHPQFDDIALVCFGRVDKDYVTTASSTKY
- a CDS encoding ATP-dependent Clp protease adaptor ClpS, translated to MSGTTVLPELEVEEEVRVRRQPPYHVILLNDDDHSYAYVIEMLRELFGYTIEKGFLLAEEVDKKGRVIVCTTSLERAELKQEQIHAYGPDPLIERCKGSMTAIIEPSE
- a CDS encoding peptidylprolyl isomerase, which produces MKLFHILFALGALMTGISSANASNPVVEMETTLGKIEIELFEDKAPITVKNFLSYVNDKHYDGLIFHRVINGFMIQGGGMDKDMKEKKTKAPIKNESSNGLKNDRGTLAMARTGVPDSATSQFFINVKDNDFLNKANARDGVGYAVFGRVIKGMDVVDKIKAVEVGNKGGNGDVPLTPIVIKSVKVAGPS
- a CDS encoding zinc ribbon domain-containing protein, with amino-acid sequence MATELGTLLAEIHRLRIFIRDLQAEIERGPRVLKAHQTKLQKQEAGLKLAHDELKKLQVTFKEKELSTKTAYQQLARYETQLNEASEQKQMDALSHQIAHTKQTIATTEEESILLISEIEERQAKIPELDAALKKAQADFITYQAEGKDRLARLQADLKKSTGELTVEEKKLDPLIRPLYDRLVKAFSAECVVPLENSACSFCHTSVTQQFIHDITAGKFTVCPNCGRGLYIK